One genomic region from Evansella sp. LMS18 encodes:
- a CDS encoding peptidoglycan-binding protein produces MTSLQTKLGTTIVASAAATGVFLAGPAIAEASFGERTLSIGSQNSDVTQLQEELRKLGYFTFHTSTGYYGTVTEQAVKDFQRANSLTADGIAGPKTFAQLTGGNAAAKQAASTQTASSKTSSSSSGNSSSSASSSSSSSGSIGEINTGQLLRTGSRGDDVVKLQSYLKKAGFFDHHTATGYYGSVTERAVRSFQQARGLTVDGLAGRNTLAAINKEIGSTSTSSGSSSSSSNSGSSSSSNSGSTSSASGNLLSSSAILREGSRGDNVRQLQTHLKELGHFNHREVTTYFGSITRDAVRSFQRSAGIKVDGVAGPQTYRAIEQALNGSSSNNSGSSNSNSSSSSSSSGSSLLKEGNSGSSVTELQNMLRATGHFNQQPTGYFGSVTKRSVTAFQNEWGLVSDGLVSQATWDKLEEVSAVHMKHAETQTKSSTSGFNAINLIADASELIGVPYVWGGTTTSGFDCSGFIQYVFKKNGVNLPRTAAQQYNAGSSVSSPQVGDIVFFETYKAGPSHNGIYIGNNQFIHAGSSTGVTIANMNSSYWSQRYLGAKRVR; encoded by the coding sequence ATGACGAGCTTACAAACAAAGTTAGGAACTACGATCGTTGCGTCCGCTGCCGCCACAGGGGTTTTCCTTGCAGGTCCTGCAATCGCGGAAGCTTCCTTCGGAGAACGGACACTTTCCATTGGCTCACAAAATTCTGACGTAACACAGCTTCAGGAGGAACTGAGAAAGCTGGGCTATTTCACCTTTCACACATCGACAGGTTATTACGGAACAGTAACGGAACAGGCAGTGAAAGACTTTCAGCGCGCCAACAGCCTGACAGCGGACGGAATTGCCGGACCGAAAACCTTCGCTCAGCTTACAGGAGGAAATGCAGCAGCAAAACAGGCAGCATCCACCCAGACTGCTTCTTCAAAAACAAGCTCAAGTTCATCAGGCAATTCCAGCTCCTCAGCCTCATCATCGTCCAGTTCATCAGGCAGCATCGGTGAAATCAATACAGGCCAGCTGTTGAGAACAGGATCGCGGGGAGATGACGTAGTAAAACTGCAAAGCTACCTGAAAAAAGCAGGATTTTTCGACCACCATACAGCCACCGGATACTACGGCTCTGTTACCGAAAGAGCAGTGCGGAGTTTCCAGCAGGCAAGAGGCCTCACGGTGGACGGACTTGCCGGCAGAAATACATTGGCAGCCATTAATAAAGAAATCGGCAGCACTTCCACGTCGTCAGGGAGCTCATCATCATCTTCCAATTCAGGAAGTTCGAGCTCTTCTAATTCAGGAAGCACTTCTTCTGCATCCGGAAATCTTCTTTCCAGCAGTGCAATCTTAAGAGAAGGAAGCAGAGGAGACAACGTCCGTCAACTGCAAACACACTTGAAAGAACTGGGGCACTTCAATCACCGGGAAGTAACTACATATTTCGGCTCCATCACAAGGGACGCTGTGCGAAGCTTCCAGCGCTCCGCAGGCATCAAAGTGGACGGAGTCGCCGGGCCGCAGACATACAGAGCGATCGAACAGGCGCTGAACGGCAGCTCATCAAACAACAGCGGAAGCAGCAACAGCAACAGCAGCTCCAGTTCAAGTTCATCAGGAAGCTCCCTGCTGAAAGAAGGCAACAGCGGCTCATCCGTAACAGAACTGCAGAACATGCTGAGAGCCACAGGCCACTTCAACCAGCAGCCAACAGGCTATTTCGGCTCGGTTACAAAACGCTCAGTAACCGCATTCCAGAATGAATGGGGCCTCGTTTCCGACGGGCTCGTAAGCCAGGCAACCTGGGACAAGCTTGAAGAAGTTTCCGCGGTACATATGAAACACGCAGAAACCCAGACGAAAAGCTCAACAAGCGGATTCAACGCAATAAACCTGATTGCCGACGCCTCCGAACTGATCGGCGTCCCGTACGTGTGGGGAGGAACCACAACAAGCGGTTTCGACTGCAGCGGTTTCATCCAGTATGTCTTCAAAAAGAACGGAGTTAACCTGCCGCGGACAGCAGCACAACAGTATAACGCAGGGTCATCCGTATCCAGCCCTCAAGTAGGCGACATTGTATTCTTTGAAACATACAAAGCAGGCCCATCACACAACGGCATATACATAGGCAACAACCAGTTCATCCATGCCGGCTCCTCCACAGGAGTCACCATCGCCAACATGAACAGCTCCTACTGGTCACAACGCTACCTCGGAGCAAAAAGAGTACGTTAA
- a CDS encoding YncE family protein — MIYYPEGRQELIELDGQAHNVEVNKETGLIWVTINPPHGHGHDDEDNGGHSHNDDETNNHSHNNDEEDNHGHNNNNDEENKHRHGSEHDEGTGEIVAAYDIFTLEKVEEYAAGSHPAHVSITKDGNTVVFSNSGDNTVTIIDRATEEAAVIETGEYPHGLRISPDQKYAYVANMHSGDVSIIDLGEKTEVNRVPAGEGAVQTGFSHDGKYAFAGLHLADGLAVIDTESQELVKTIEVGVGPVQMYASYDNEYVIVANQGSADSPSNTISIISLDEVEVVKELQVGEGAHGIVISEDSRYAFVTNMFEDTISVVDLETLEETERIDTGKYPNGISVY, encoded by the coding sequence GTGATCTACTATCCGGAAGGCAGGCAGGAACTGATCGAGCTGGATGGGCAGGCTCATAATGTGGAAGTGAATAAAGAAACAGGCTTGATCTGGGTGACGATTAATCCCCCTCACGGGCACGGCCATGATGATGAGGATAACGGCGGGCACAGCCACAATGATGATGAAACAAACAACCATAGCCATAACAACGATGAGGAAGACAACCATGGTCATAACAACAACAACGACGAAGAAAACAAACACCGACACGGTAGCGAACATGATGAGGGAACAGGTGAGATAGTCGCAGCTTATGATATTTTCACCCTTGAAAAAGTAGAGGAGTATGCTGCTGGCAGCCATCCAGCACACGTTTCAATCACTAAAGACGGGAACACCGTGGTTTTCAGCAATTCAGGGGATAACACAGTGACTATAATCGACCGTGCGACAGAGGAGGCTGCAGTGATTGAGACTGGCGAGTATCCACACGGCCTTCGCATTTCACCTGACCAGAAATACGCGTACGTTGCCAATATGCACAGCGGGGATGTAAGCATTATTGACCTCGGGGAAAAAACAGAAGTGAACCGGGTTCCAGCTGGTGAAGGAGCAGTACAGACAGGCTTTTCCCATGATGGAAAATATGCATTCGCAGGACTCCACCTGGCAGACGGGCTCGCTGTAATTGATACGGAAAGCCAGGAGCTCGTTAAAACGATCGAAGTAGGGGTCGGTCCGGTGCAAATGTATGCCAGCTACGATAATGAATATGTCATAGTCGCAAACCAGGGCAGTGCCGACAGTCCTTCCAATACCATTTCCATCATCAGCCTTGATGAAGTAGAAGTGGTAAAAGAACTACAGGTAGGAGAAGGTGCGCATGGTATCGTCATTTCCGAGGACAGCCGCTATGCTTTCGTGACGAATATGTTTGAAGACACCATCTCCGTCGTTGACCTGGAGACACTGGAAGAAACAGAGCGTATCGACACTGGGAAATACCCGAACGGGATATCTGTTTACTAG
- a CDS encoding DNA-directed RNA polymerase subunit beta, translating into MSREENRNNNEENNINEPKNQDSVPDKAATDAAADGAEKGSAASGEAGKAGAAPDEGGTEADASGNADKEGSASADGEKPPAGADVESVHEADRAEDSSADGNSAAGSGAEADESPDPEKDAGLGDKAENAESDNLEDTIIAPPSRGGDSSASGQSKYGVSKRESAFVTPAAVSAGETDDTKEIIGPDTDKEAAGNTAAETEEAREEDMASGKPKTREERRKEKEQQEGNKGKKKRKGRIRLIPVWLRLIIVLILFAASLVVGAMVGYGIIGEGNPMDIFEQETWLHIYDIIYEGTNLNGGGGE; encoded by the coding sequence ATGAGCAGAGAAGAAAACAGGAATAATAATGAAGAAAATAATATAAACGAGCCGAAAAATCAGGACTCCGTGCCAGATAAGGCAGCGACCGATGCTGCCGCTGATGGTGCTGAAAAAGGAAGCGCTGCTTCAGGTGAGGCAGGTAAAGCAGGTGCTGCTCCGGATGAGGGTGGAACAGAAGCTGACGCATCAGGCAATGCTGACAAAGAGGGCAGTGCTTCAGCAGATGGTGAAAAGCCCCCTGCAGGAGCAGACGTGGAAAGCGTCCATGAAGCTGACAGGGCAGAGGATAGTTCCGCTGACGGTAATTCTGCAGCGGGTTCTGGGGCAGAGGCTGATGAATCTCCTGATCCTGAAAAAGACGCTGGCCTTGGGGACAAAGCTGAAAACGCAGAGAGTGATAATTTGGAAGACACTATTATCGCGCCGCCATCTCGTGGGGGGGATTCATCCGCGAGTGGCCAGAGTAAGTACGGAGTTTCCAAGCGGGAATCTGCGTTTGTGACTCCAGCTGCGGTTTCAGCTGGAGAAACTGACGACACGAAGGAAATTATCGGGCCGGACACTGACAAGGAAGCAGCAGGAAATACAGCAGCTGAGACAGAGGAGGCCCGGGAAGAAGATATGGCATCAGGTAAACCAAAGACACGGGAAGAGCGCCGAAAAGAAAAGGAACAGCAGGAAGGCAATAAAGGCAAAAAGAAACGGAAAGGCCGTATCCGTTTGATTCCTGTCTGGCTCCGCCTCATCATCGTGCTCATTTTATTCGCGGCCAGTCTCGTCGTTGGCGCCATGGTAGGCTACGGAATCATTGGCGAAGGGAACCCAATGGACATCTTCGAGCAGGAAACATGGCTCCATATATATGACATCATTTATGAAGGCACAAACCTTAACGGTGGCGGTGGCGAATAA
- a CDS encoding nuclease-related domain-containing protein, which yields MIKKHRKPSIKLRQLEALFRRLNTSHYRRKDVEDDLFKARAGYKGEQQLDYDLTFLRNHEFLILNDLRLPHQGNHFQLDSLLISPYFFLHIDAKHLSGKIKIDHTIGQMERIKLNNEVNVYSDPTLQIRRHELQLREWMQVNKHPLLPLESLVVFTHPNAYLTILNGHPYRHRIKKNALLIETINGLQQKYRRPVFSHKDLQKICRQLIKQHTPSWENLLQKYSISPDDIQTGVFCPKCGWRPMERMHGNWRCINQSCKYVDRNCHLAALDDYALIFGPAISNAQFRNFLHTASGYTAHRILTSLCSSHKGKFRYRTYYLPMN from the coding sequence GTGATCAAAAAACACCGCAAACCATCTATCAAATTACGACAGCTTGAAGCTCTGTTCCGGCGATTAAACACAAGCCATTACAGGAGGAAAGACGTGGAAGACGATTTGTTTAAAGCAAGGGCCGGCTACAAGGGCGAACAGCAGCTGGACTATGACCTCACTTTCCTCAGAAATCATGAATTCCTCATTCTTAACGATCTTCGGCTGCCCCACCAAGGTAATCATTTTCAACTTGATTCCCTGCTTATCTCTCCATACTTTTTTCTTCATATTGACGCAAAGCACTTATCAGGAAAAATTAAAATCGACCATACCATTGGACAGATGGAACGAATCAAACTAAACAATGAGGTAAATGTTTACAGTGACCCGACCCTCCAGATTAGACGCCACGAACTGCAGCTTCGAGAATGGATGCAAGTGAACAAGCACCCTCTTCTTCCCTTGGAATCCCTCGTTGTTTTTACCCACCCCAACGCCTACCTAACTATATTAAATGGACACCCCTACAGGCATCGCATCAAAAAAAATGCTTTATTAATAGAAACAATCAATGGTTTACAGCAAAAATACCGTCGTCCCGTTTTTTCGCATAAAGATCTTCAAAAGATTTGCCGCCAGCTCATTAAGCAGCATACTCCCTCCTGGGAAAACCTTCTCCAGAAATATAGTATTTCTCCTGACGATATACAAACTGGTGTTTTTTGCCCGAAGTGTGGGTGGAGGCCGATGGAAAGGATGCATGGTAACTGGAGGTGTATTAACCAATCTTGTAAATATGTAGATCGCAATTGTCATCTGGCAGCTCTTGATGACTATGCGTTAATTTTTGGCCCCGCGATAAGTAACGCCCAGTTTAGAAATTTCCTTCATACAGCTTCAGGATATACCGCACACCGAATACTTACTTCGTTATGCTCCTCTCATAAAGGGAAGTTTCGTTACCGTACCTATTATCTTCCGATGAATTAA
- the fabZ gene encoding 3-hydroxyacyl-ACP dehydratase FabZ gives MLTIEEIKEIIPHRYPFLLVDRILEVEEGQRAVGIKNVSANEDFFNGHFPDYPVMPGVLIIEAMAQVGAVAILKKEENRGRLAFFAGIDKARFKGQVKPGDQLRMEVEMTRVRGSIGKGKGTAYVDDKLVAEAELTFALGDKQ, from the coding sequence ATGCTTACTATTGAAGAAATAAAAGAAATCATTCCCCACCGTTATCCTTTTTTACTGGTGGACCGTATTTTAGAAGTGGAAGAAGGGCAGCGTGCAGTAGGGATTAAAAATGTTTCAGCAAATGAAGATTTTTTCAACGGGCATTTTCCCGACTATCCAGTAATGCCAGGTGTCCTGATTATTGAGGCGATGGCTCAGGTTGGAGCTGTAGCCATTCTGAAAAAAGAAGAGAACCGTGGCCGCCTTGCATTTTTCGCTGGCATTGATAAAGCAAGATTCAAGGGGCAGGTAAAACCAGGGGATCAGCTGCGCATGGAAGTGGAGATGACCCGTGTGCGTGGAAGCATTGGCAAAGGAAAAGGAACAGCTTACGTGGACGATAAGCTCGTCGCCGAAGCAGAACTGACATTTGCACTGGGCGACAAACAATAA
- a CDS encoding flagellar hook-basal body protein, whose protein sequence is MVCSEKNRLLMIYEVEVKKMLRGIYTAGAGMIAQQRRQEMLTDNITNANTPGFKADQASLRSFPNQLIKAIGTNHAQRFGSHTVGELTTGVYLQERTPDFRQGDIQETGNTTDVALLQSVVPANEETGEEAMLVFTVETDGGDVRFTRNGSFAFDGEGFLTTPQGNYVLDLAGERMNIGNEDIRIAENGEVFSAADDELIAQINVGVIEDPSQLVKEGNGLLRYDGENEIATAIGNGEVTYQLQQGFIERSNVDAARTMTEMMTALRSFEANQRVLQAYDRSLERTVNDVGRIG, encoded by the coding sequence ATGGTCTGTTCTGAAAAAAACAGGCTGTTGATGATATATGAGGTTGAGGTGAAAAAAATGCTTCGTGGCATATATACAGCTGGTGCCGGGATGATTGCCCAGCAGCGGCGGCAGGAAATGCTTACTGATAACATAACCAACGCAAACACACCTGGCTTCAAAGCGGACCAGGCTTCCCTTCGTTCATTCCCTAACCAGCTCATCAAAGCAATCGGAACTAATCACGCCCAGCGATTTGGGTCTCATACGGTTGGAGAACTGACGACCGGGGTATACCTTCAGGAGAGGACCCCGGACTTTCGGCAGGGGGACATTCAGGAAACGGGGAACACGACGGACGTTGCCTTGCTTCAGAGTGTTGTTCCAGCCAATGAGGAAACTGGGGAAGAGGCCATGCTTGTTTTCACCGTGGAAACAGATGGCGGCGATGTTCGCTTTACCCGCAATGGCAGCTTTGCTTTTGACGGGGAAGGATTTTTGACAACACCTCAGGGGAATTATGTGCTGGACCTTGCTGGCGAGAGAATGAATATCGGGAATGAAGATATACGGATTGCCGAAAACGGTGAGGTTTTTTCAGCAGCGGATGACGAACTGATCGCCCAGATTAACGTTGGTGTGATTGAGGACCCGAGCCAGCTCGTGAAGGAAGGGAACGGCCTCCTTCGGTATGACGGAGAAAATGAAATTGCCACCGCGATCGGTAACGGGGAAGTTACATACCAGCTCCAGCAAGGGTTTATTGAACGGTCGAACGTTGACGCTGCCAGGACAATGACTGAAATGATGACTGCCCTCCGTTCATTCGAGGCGAACCAGAGGGTGCTGCAGGCATATGACAGGAGCCTGGAGCGAACGGTCAATGATGTTGGACGAATCGGTTAA
- a CDS encoding DNA primase: MKKKLTLSILSGALTVGMLGACGDNGENNDVFNGENNGFNENGPTEENNDAGTDADFNDDNNNDGMMDDNNNNDGMLDDNNNDGLGDDNNDGLGDDNNDGLGDDNNDDGMLDDDNNDDLNG; this comes from the coding sequence ATGAAGAAAAAATTAACACTTTCCATTTTATCCGGTGCACTAACAGTAGGTATGCTTGGAGCATGTGGTGACAACGGAGAAAACAATGATGTTTTCAACGGAGAAAATAACGGGTTTAATGAAAACGGACCAACGGAAGAAAATAACGATGCAGGTACAGATGCTGATTTTAACGATGATAATAACAATGATGGCATGATGGACGACAATAACAATAACGACGGCATGCTGGATGACAACAACAATGACGGACTAGGCGACGACAACAATGACGGGCTAGGCGATGACAATAATGATGGCCTAGGCGACGACAATAATGACGACGGCATGCTTGATGATGACAATAATGACGACTTAAACGGATAA
- a CDS encoding flagellar hook-basal body protein yields the protein MNQSMISAAVTMGQLQYKMDTTGHNLANLNTTGYKRRDTSFADLLFQQVNNQPVAGQETGRLTPNGIRVGSGGAIAQTSVRFEQGTVRETGRDLDIALTEKGYFFELTPTDDGDRRFTRDGAFYLSPNPAVENENLLVNRDGEYVLSATGTPISIPAGHEDLLIRENGMVEVTLPGGAVVNAGQLQLVEITKPQLLNALGGSNFIFSGLEELGLEEADVMAEAAGTDAFRQKALEMSNVDMGRETAEMLLAQRNYQFNARAISIGDEMMGLVNNIR from the coding sequence ATGAACCAGTCGATGATAAGCGCGGCGGTTACGATGGGACAGCTGCAGTATAAAATGGATACTACCGGCCACAATCTGGCCAACCTTAATACGACGGGGTACAAAAGGCGGGATACGTCATTCGCCGATCTGCTGTTTCAGCAGGTAAACAATCAGCCTGTGGCAGGGCAGGAAACTGGCCGTCTTACACCGAACGGCATCCGGGTCGGTTCCGGCGGGGCAATTGCCCAGACTTCCGTTCGATTTGAACAGGGAACGGTCCGGGAGACAGGGCGGGATCTGGACATCGCACTGACGGAAAAAGGTTATTTCTTTGAACTTACTCCAACCGATGATGGAGACCGAAGATTTACCCGGGACGGAGCTTTCTATTTGTCCCCGAACCCGGCCGTGGAAAATGAAAACCTCCTTGTTAACCGGGACGGGGAATATGTTTTATCCGCTACGGGTACACCTATATCAATACCGGCGGGCCATGAAGACCTGCTGATCAGGGAAAACGGAATGGTGGAAGTGACGCTGCCGGGCGGTGCAGTTGTGAATGCAGGACAGCTGCAGCTGGTGGAGATTACAAAACCTCAGCTTTTAAACGCATTAGGAGGCAGCAACTTTATTTTTTCCGGCCTGGAAGAACTGGGTCTTGAAGAAGCCGATGTAATGGCGGAAGCTGCTGGTACGGACGCTTTCCGGCAGAAAGCGTTAGAAATGTCGAACGTGGATATGGGGCGGGAAACAGCGGAAATGCTGCTCGCACAGCGGAATTATCAGTTCAACGCCAGAGCCATCTCTATCGGCGATGAGATGATGGGACTTGTCAACAATATTCGGTAA
- a CDS encoding rod shape-determining protein, with protein sequence MFGRDIGIDLGTANVLIHVKGKGIVLNEPSVVAIDTSTKRVLAVGDEAFRMVGRTPGNIVATRPLKDGVIADFDTTESMLKHFLNKINVKGMFVKPRILICCPTNITSVEQKAIREAAEKSGGKNIYLEEEPKVAAVGAGMDIYQPSGNMVVDIGGGTTDVAVLSMGDIVTASSIKIAGDRFDNDILSYIKKKYKLLIGERTAEEIKKTVGTVFPDGRDEEMDIRGRDMVSGLPQTVTVKSEEVRSALEESIYHIVQASRNVLEKTPPELSADIIDRGIILTGGGAYLHGIDQLLAQELKVPVFVAEEPMNCVAIGTGIMLENLDRINQRKLKI encoded by the coding sequence ATGTTTGGAAGGGATATTGGAATTGATTTAGGAACTGCAAACGTGCTCATTCATGTGAAAGGCAAAGGCATCGTGCTGAACGAACCTTCCGTAGTAGCAATAGATACATCAACAAAAAGAGTTTTGGCAGTCGGTGACGAAGCTTTTCGAATGGTTGGACGGACGCCTGGGAATATCGTTGCGACACGCCCTCTTAAAGACGGGGTAATTGCCGACTTTGATACGACAGAATCAATGCTTAAGCACTTTCTTAATAAAATTAACGTTAAAGGTATGTTTGTGAAGCCGCGCATATTGATCTGCTGCCCGACGAATATCACTTCCGTTGAGCAGAAGGCAATTCGCGAAGCGGCGGAAAAAAGCGGCGGGAAAAATATTTACCTTGAAGAAGAACCGAAAGTTGCCGCTGTTGGAGCGGGAATGGATATTTACCAGCCAAGCGGAAACATGGTTGTTGATATTGGCGGTGGCACTACAGATGTAGCCGTTCTTTCCATGGGAGACATTGTCACCGCCTCTTCCATCAAGATTGCCGGGGATCGCTTCGACAACGATATCCTCAGCTACATCAAGAAAAAGTACAAGCTGTTAATCGGCGAAAGAACAGCCGAAGAAATCAAGAAGACAGTAGGAACCGTTTTTCCCGACGGACGGGACGAAGAAATGGACATCCGCGGACGGGATATGGTGAGCGGTCTGCCTCAGACAGTTACTGTAAAATCCGAGGAAGTTCGTTCAGCTCTTGAGGAATCCATCTATCATATTGTACAAGCCTCCAGAAACGTGCTTGAAAAAACACCGCCTGAACTTTCTGCGGACATTATCGACAGAGGGATTATCCTCACCGGCGGAGGAGCTTACCTCCACGGCATTGATCAGCTGCTCGCCCAGGAACTGAAGGTACCTGTTTTCGTGGCGGAGGAACCAATGAACTGTGTGGCGATCGGCACAGGCATCATGCTCGAAAACCTGGACAGGATTAACCAGCGGAAGCTGAAAATTTAA
- the spoIIID gene encoding sporulation transcriptional regulator SpoIIID, which yields MHDYIKERTIKIGRYLVETRKTVRTIAKEFGVSKSTVHKDLTERLPEINAELANEVKEILEYHKSIRHLRGGEATKVKYRKTEAQKEKTVETKV from the coding sequence GTGCACGATTACATCAAGGAAAGAACAATCAAGATAGGCAGGTACCTCGTAGAGACGAGAAAAACAGTCCGGACAATCGCGAAAGAGTTTGGCGTTTCCAAGAGCACAGTGCATAAAGATCTGACAGAGAGACTCCCGGAAATCAACGCGGAGCTGGCGAACGAGGTAAAGGAAATCCTGGAATACCATAAATCCATCCGCCACCTCAGAGGAGGCGAAGCGACGAAGGTAAAATACAGGAAAACAGAGGCGCAAAAGGAAAAAACTGTAGAAACAAAGGTGTAA
- a CDS encoding nuclease-related domain-containing protein, translated as MNVFKKPRKPSVKLRQLEAILRRLNTNHPRRKDVEEDFFKARAGYKGEQQLDYDLSFLRDHEFLILSDLRLPHKGKHFQLDSLLISPYFFLHIDAKHLSGKIDIDHTIGQMERTKLNYEVNVYSDPTLQIRRHELQLREWMQVNKHPLLPFESLVVFTHPNAYVKISDGHPHMRRIIKNALLIERITNLQQKYRRPVFSHKDLQKICRQLIKQHTPPWEDLLSKYRINPGDILTGVICPECRVAPMIRIHSKWLCNNASCNFANNKCHLEALSDYALIFGSSITNPQLRKFLHIPSVYTANRILTSLNYLYAGDGPHRVYHLPLE; from the coding sequence GTGAATGTATTCAAAAAACCTCGTAAACCATCTGTTAAATTAAGGCAGCTTGAAGCTATACTCCGGCGATTAAATACGAACCATCCCAGGAGGAAAGACGTCGAGGAAGATTTTTTTAAAGCGAGGGCTGGATATAAAGGAGAGCAGCAGCTTGACTATGACCTCTCCTTCCTCAGAGATCATGAATTCCTCATACTCAGCGATCTTCGGCTGCCCCACAAGGGCAAACATTTTCAACTTGATTCCTTACTCATCTCCCCATACTTTTTTCTTCATATTGACGCAAAGCACTTGTCAGGAAAAATTGACATCGATCATACGATTGGACAGATGGAAAGAACCAAACTGAACTATGAGGTAAATGTTTACAGTGACCCGACCCTCCAGATTAGACGACACGAATTGCAGCTTCGTGAATGGATGCAAGTGAACAAACACCCTCTTCTTCCTTTCGAATCCCTCGTTGTTTTTACCCATCCCAACGCCTACGTAAAAATATCTGATGGCCATCCCCATATGCGGCGCATCATAAAAAATGCTTTATTAATTGAACGCATTACTAATTTGCAGCAAAAATACCGGCGCCCCGTTTTTTCACATAAAGATCTTCAAAAGATTTGCCGCCAGCTCATTAAACAACACACTCCACCATGGGAAGACCTTCTCTCTAAATATAGAATTAACCCAGGCGATATTTTGACTGGTGTCATTTGTCCGGAATGTAGAGTCGCACCAATGATAAGGATACACAGTAAATGGTTATGCAACAATGCTTCTTGCAATTTTGCAAATAACAAATGCCATCTTGAAGCTTTATCTGATTACGCCCTCATTTTTGGCTCGTCAATCACCAATCCCCAGTTAAGAAAATTTCTTCACATTCCTTCTGTATATACCGCTAATAGGATACTGACATCATTAAATTACCTGTATGCAGGCGACGGCCCCCACCGAGTCTACCATCTTCCTTTAGAATAA
- a CDS encoding four-helix bundle copper-binding protein, which translates to MSHEKYESAINALHECMEACNHCYDACLKEDDVKMMTECIRLDRECADICAYLEQALGRGTPFVSQLAAVCAEICEACGEECKKHDHDHCQKCAEACFKCAEECRKLAA; encoded by the coding sequence ATGTCACACGAAAAATATGAGTCTGCAATCAATGCCCTGCATGAATGTATGGAAGCGTGCAACCATTGTTATGATGCCTGCCTGAAGGAAGACGACGTGAAAATGATGACAGAGTGTATCCGCCTGGACAGAGAATGTGCCGACATTTGCGCGTACTTAGAACAAGCTTTAGGAAGAGGGACGCCGTTTGTTTCTCAACTGGCTGCCGTCTGCGCGGAAATTTGTGAGGCTTGCGGGGAAGAGTGTAAAAAACATGATCACGACCACTGCCAGAAGTGCGCGGAAGCATGCTTCAAATGTGCAGAAGAATGCCGCAAGCTTGCAGCTTAA
- a CDS encoding M23 family metallopeptidase produces MNNHEEKQASKWGQTQAKIKRLMKKRWAVPALYLALAAMVLTTYMWISGSGEEVTEDQRDSEFDINQSENLEDGVAMEDEEAVPAAAVNEVFQMPVLDENEVDVVGTFFDHQSSVTDQESALVRYENYYYQSKGVDLSSAEGESFDVTAALSGTVVKAEEDALFGEVVHIEHDEDIVTVYQSLEGVLVEPGQTVKQGDVIARAGRNLYNSDAGVHVHFEIRKDGVAVNPLNYMDQPMAALPDVDPVEAADERGAEEVPQPADMLEE; encoded by the coding sequence ATGAATAATCATGAGGAGAAACAAGCTTCCAAATGGGGGCAAACTCAGGCGAAAATTAAGCGTCTGATGAAAAAACGCTGGGCAGTGCCTGCATTATATCTCGCACTGGCTGCAATGGTGCTGACTACGTACATGTGGATTTCAGGTTCAGGTGAGGAAGTAACCGAGGACCAAAGAGACTCAGAGTTTGATATAAATCAGTCTGAGAATCTGGAAGACGGCGTGGCAATGGAAGATGAAGAAGCTGTTCCGGCCGCTGCTGTAAACGAAGTATTCCAAATGCCTGTACTTGACGAAAACGAAGTCGATGTTGTCGGAACTTTCTTTGATCATCAATCATCTGTAACAGACCAGGAAAGCGCATTAGTACGCTATGAAAACTACTACTACCAAAGCAAAGGCGTCGACCTTTCCTCTGCAGAAGGTGAAAGCTTCGACGTAACAGCAGCTCTAAGCGGTACAGTAGTTAAGGCTGAAGAAGACGCGTTGTTTGGCGAAGTCGTTCATATCGAACATGACGAAGATATCGTAACAGTTTACCAGAGTCTCGAAGGTGTACTCGTCGAGCCAGGCCAGACTGTGAAACAAGGTGACGTCATCGCAAGAGCGGGGCGCAACCTCTATAACAGTGACGCAGGCGTGCACGTACACTTCGAAATCCGCAAAGACGGCGTAGCGGTGAACCCATTAAACTATATGGACCAGCCAATGGCCGCACTTCCGGACGTTGACCCTGTCGAAGCAGCCGACGAGCGTGGTGCAGAAGAAGTACCACAGCCAGCGGACATGCTGGAAGAGTAA